Part of the Chloroflexota bacterium genome is shown below.
GGATAAGGACTAGGTCAAAGACTCTTCGAGGCGGAGCCCTATCCTTCTTCGAAGGACTCCCAGAAGGGGGCTGACCCCTTCTGGACTACCCCCTTGAGAGAAGTGGGGAAATGATGACTAGGGCAGAGCCCTGGGACCCTCCAAGATGGGAGCACCCTCCCTGACCTCCCCACGGCCCACGCATACTAAAACGGACTACCTGCTTATCATGGTGCCGATGCCACGGTCGGTGAGCAGCTCTTTAAGCAGGGCATGGGGCACTCGCCCATCAATGATATGGGCCCGTTTGACGCTGTCCAGAGCGCGCAGACAGGCCTCCACCTTAGGAATCATTCCCCCCGAGACCACTTTACTGGTGATTAGCTCCCTAGCCTCGCTTGGAGTTAGATAAGGGATCAGCTCTCCGGCACGGTTGCTGATGCCAGGCACGTCGGTGAGAAAGATCATCTTCTCACCCTGAAGGGCTACCGCAATCTCCGCAGCAGCTGTATCAGCGTTTATATTAAGACACTCCCCATTCTCGCCAAAGCCAAGAGGCGCCACGACAGCGATATAACCAGCCTCAATGACCGCCTTTAGTGGAGCCAAATTGATGGCCACCACCTCGCCAACCAACCCCAGCTGTTCGTTCTTCCGACGAGCACGGATCAGCCCGCCATCGATGCCGCTTAGCCCGATAGCCCGACCCCCGCGGGATTCCAGTCCAGCAACAAGCTCCTTGTTGACCTTACCAGCGAGCACCATGAGCACCACTTCGATCGTCTCAGCATCAGTGACACGCAACCCCTGCACGAAGCGAGCTTCCTTCCCGATCCGCCGCAGCCACTGGCTGATATCAGAGCCACCGCCGTGCACCAGAACGGTGTTGATACCAAGCTTCCTTAGGATTATTACATCTTCCAGGGTAGTGTCATGGCTGCCCAAAGCGCTTCCCCCCAGCTTCACGACGACCGTCTTCCCAGCGAAGCGATCGATATAGACCTGGGCCTCTTCCAATGGAACCAGCCCTTCCAGCTCTTGCATATGCGCTCCTAGGTTGTGTATTTGCTGTTGACGATAACATACTCCTCGGTGAGGTCACAGCCCCAGGCTGTAGCCCGACTGGACCCCAGATGCAGGTCGACCCTGATGGTGACCTCGGACTGGCTGAGCGCCTCCCTGGCCAGGGAGCGATCGTACGGCTGAGGCTGACCAGCGGACATCAGGACAACATCCCCTATGGTGATATCAGCGAGTTGATCATCCACCATGGCCCCACTGTACCCCACAGCAGCCAGGATGCGTCCCCAATTTGGGTCGCGCCCATAAACAGCAGCCTTTACCAGATTAGAGCCAGCCACGGCCCGCGCGGCCAAGCGGGCCTCCTCTACATTGGCTGCACCCTCGACGATAACCTCAATGAGCCTGG
Proteins encoded:
- the argB gene encoding acetylglutamate kinase; this translates as MQELEGLVPLEEAQVYIDRFAGKTVVVKLGGSALGSHDTTLEDVIILRKLGINTVLVHGGGSDISQWLRRIGKEARFVQGLRVTDAETIEVVLMVLAGKVNKELVAGLESRGGRAIGLSGIDGGLIRARRKNEQLGLVGEVVAINLAPLKAVIEAGYIAVVAPLGFGENGECLNINADTAAAEIAVALQGEKMIFLTDVPGISNRAGELIPYLTPSEARELITSKVVSGGMIPKVEACLRALDSVKRAHIIDGRVPHALLKELLTDRGIGTMISR